Proteins from one Triticum aestivum cultivar Chinese Spring chromosome 7A, IWGSC CS RefSeq v2.1, whole genome shotgun sequence genomic window:
- the LOC123148699 gene encoding AAA-ATPase At3g50940-like yields the protein MEMVLDWRSVGSLIATVMVFRTAMRDFIPPEAELWLRRLLARLAAAFRAPTATILIDEADGASSGATNDLYDAAQLYLGSRCLAAAPAVRLYKPRQSERAVASLPDSHTADDTFQGVRVKWTSTARPVERGAGHNPYNVFGSRGGGAGGDHRSLELQFPRQHRDFVHDTYIPHIIDEATRMRLKSRERRLYTNRAAAPGDDHHRLWTSHTFSHPSTFDTLAVDPALREEIRADLLRFAARREHYARVGRAWKRGYLLHGPPGTGKTSLVAAIANLLEFDVYDLELTTVPTNSHLRRLLVSTTPKSVVVVEDIDCSLDLSDRKKNSGGADEDNTQLAMLSPAAAAAMAAIGRESISLSGVLNFVDGLWSSCVGERLMIFTTNHPERLDPALLRPGRMDRKIELGYCTPAALRVLAKNYIGVGEDPEDEPDAVVDGLMAEAEGLLAADVRITPADIGEVFMGCDGAGASAALKRLVGELRGRRDAPAADTVQSGAMTEEKME from the coding sequence ATGGAGATGGTCCTGGACTGGCGCTCGGTGGGCTCGCTGATCGCGACGGTCATGGTGTTCCGGACGGCCATGCGGGACTTCATCCCGCCGGAGGCCGAGCTGTGGCTGCGCCGCCTGCtggcgcgcctcgccgccgcgttcCGGGCGCCCACGGCCACCATCCTCATCGACGAGGCCGACGGCGCCAGCTCCGGCGCCACCAACGACCTCTACGACGCCGCGCAGCTCTACCTCGGCTCGcgctgcctcgccgccgcccccgccgtgcgCCTCTACAAGCCGCGCCAGTCGGAGCGCGCCGTCGCCTCGCTCCCGGACTCGCACACCGCGGACGACACCTTCCAGGGCGTCCGCGTCAAGTGGACCTCCACGGCGCGCCCCGTCGAGCGCGGCGCCGGGCACAACCCCTACAACGTGTTCGGCtcccgcggcggcggcgccggcggcgaccaccgcagcctcgaGCTCCAGTTCCCGCGCCAGCACCGCGACTTCGTGCACGACACCTACATCCCCCACATCATCGACGAGGCCACAAGGATGCGGCTCAAGTCGCGGGAGCGCAGGCTCTACACcaaccgcgccgccgcgcccggcgacgaccaccaccgcctcTGGACCTCCCACACCTTCTCCCACCCCTCCACCTTCGACACGCTCGCCGTCGACCCGGCGCTCCGTGAGGAGATCCGCGCCGACCTGCTCCGCTTCGCCGCCCGCCGGGAGCACTACGCGCGCGTCGGCCGCGCCTGGAAGCGCGGGTACCTGCTCCACGGCCCGCCCGGCACCGGCAAGACCAGCCTCGTGGCCGCCATCGCCAACCTCCTCGAGTTCGACGTGTACGACCTGGAGCTCACCACGGTGCCCACCAACTCCCACCTCCGCCGCCTGCTCGTCTCCACCACGCCCAAGTCCGTCGTCGTCGTGGAGGACATCGACTGCTCCCTCGACCTCTCCGACCGCAAGAAGAACTCCGGCGGCGCCGACGAGGACAACACGCAGCTGGCCATGCTCTCCCCGGCCGCGgccgcggccatggcggcgatTGGGCGCGAGTCCATCAGCCTCTCCGGCGTCCTCAACTTCGTGGACGGGCTCTGGTCGTCCTGCGTGGGCGAGCGCCTGATGATCTTCACCACCAACCACCCGGAGCGGCTGGACCCGGCGCTGCTCCGCCCGGGCCGCATGGACCGCAAGATCGAGCTCGGCTACTGCACGCCCGCGGCGCTCCGCGTGCTCGCCAAGAACTACATCGGCGTCGGCGAGGACCCCGAGGACGAGCCCGACGCGGTGGTGGACGGCCTCATGGCCGAGGCCGAGGGCCTTCTGGCCGCCGACGTGCGTATCACGCCGGCCGACATCGGCGAGGTGTTCATGGGCTGCGACGGCGcaggcgcctccgccgccctcaAGAGGCTCGTCGGCGAGCTGCGCGGCAGGAGAGACGCGCCGGCCGCCGATACGGTGCAGTCCGGTGCAATGACAGAGGAGAAGATGGAGTGA